The following coding sequences are from one Novosphingobium sp. Gsoil 351 window:
- the yihA gene encoding ribosome biogenesis GTP-binding protein YihA/YsxC, whose product MSDPDETERARLLFAGRIEFLKSAPSLQFLPEADFPEIAFAGRSNVGKSSLLNAVTGRRSIARASVTPGRTQELNFFELGEPTRLRLVDMPGYGFAKAPPEVAKKWQRLVRDFLRGRVVLKRVLLLVDSRHGIKPPDLEMMTTLDEAAVVYRLVLTKADKIKPSELEKVVTATLAEARKHSAAYPELLITSSETKAGIADLRRAVLEDAGL is encoded by the coding sequence GTGAGCGATCCTGACGAAACCGAACGCGCGCGGCTGCTGTTCGCGGGGCGGATCGAGTTTCTCAAGAGCGCGCCGTCGCTCCAGTTTCTGCCCGAAGCGGACTTTCCCGAGATCGCCTTCGCGGGCCGTTCGAACGTCGGCAAGAGCTCGCTGCTCAACGCGGTGACCGGGCGCCGGAGCATCGCCCGTGCCTCGGTCACTCCGGGGCGGACGCAGGAGCTGAACTTCTTCGAGCTGGGCGAGCCGACCAGGCTGCGGCTGGTCGACATGCCCGGCTACGGCTTCGCCAAGGCTCCGCCCGAAGTGGCCAAGAAGTGGCAGCGGCTGGTCCGCGATTTCCTGCGCGGGCGGGTGGTGCTCAAGCGCGTGCTGCTGCTGGTCGACAGCCGCCACGGGATCAAGCCGCCCGACCTCGAAATGATGACGACGCTCGACGAGGCGGCGGTGGTCTATCGCCTGGTCCTGACCAAGGCCGACAAGATCAAGCCGAGCGAGCTGGAGAAGGTCGTGACCGCCACCCTGGCGGAGGCGCGCAAGCATTCGGCCGCCTATCCGGAACTGCTGATCACCTCGTCGGAGACCAAGGCCGGTATCGCCGATCTGCGCCGCGCGGTGCTGGAGGATGCCGGGCTTTAG
- the yidD gene encoding membrane protein insertion efficiency factor YidD encodes MKQLLILIARGWQLGPSRVLPPSCRFAPSCSQYAIEALERHGAIRGGWLAAKRLMRCHPWGGHGYDPVP; translated from the coding sequence ATGAAGCAGCTGCTGATCCTGATCGCGCGCGGCTGGCAGCTTGGACCTTCGCGCGTCCTGCCGCCATCGTGCCGCTTCGCCCCGTCGTGCTCGCAATACGCGATCGAAGCGCTGGAACGGCACGGCGCGATTAGGGGTGGCTGGCTTGCGGCGAAGCGGCTAATGCGCTGCCACCCGTGGGGCGGGCATGGTTACGATCCCGTCCCCTGA
- a CDS encoding glutathione S-transferase family protein has product MKLIIGNKNYSSWSLRGWLACKQSGLGFEEITVPLYGDDWDEAKKQAEDLAPSQGKVPILWDGECVVWDSLAIIDFLADRVGRDRFWPKDETARGMARSMVAEMHSSYLPLRRQLPMNVRRKIEGIEPTEETRADIVRILGLWAEARARFGKGGPFLFGSFGAADIIYAPVVSRFISYGVPVPGFAVAYMQAVWEHEWMKAWIAAAEAEEWSIEKFENPVPA; this is encoded by the coding sequence ATGAAGCTGATCATCGGCAACAAGAACTATTCGAGCTGGAGCTTGCGCGGCTGGCTGGCGTGCAAGCAATCGGGGCTGGGCTTCGAGGAGATCACGGTCCCGCTCTATGGCGACGACTGGGACGAGGCCAAGAAGCAGGCCGAGGACCTCGCCCCCAGCCAGGGCAAGGTGCCGATCCTGTGGGACGGCGAATGCGTGGTGTGGGACAGCCTGGCGATCATCGATTTCCTCGCCGACCGCGTCGGCCGCGACCGCTTCTGGCCCAAGGATGAAACCGCGCGCGGCATGGCCCGCTCGATGGTCGCCGAGATGCATTCGAGCTACCTTCCCCTGCGCCGCCAGTTGCCGATGAACGTACGCCGCAAGATCGAAGGCATCGAGCCCACCGAGGAGACCCGCGCCGACATCGTCCGGATCCTGGGACTGTGGGCCGAGGCGCGGGCGCGGTTCGGCAAGGGCGGGCCGTTCCTGTTCGGTAGCTTCGGAGCCGCCGACATCATCTACGCCCCGGTGGTCAGTCGGTTCATCAGCTATGGCGTGCCCGTGCCCGGCTTCGCGGTCGCCTATATGCAGGCGGTGTGGGAGCACGAATGGATGAAGGCCTGGATCGCCGCCGCCGAGGCCGAGGAATGGTCGATCGAGAAGTTCGAGAACCCGGTTCCGGCCTAG
- the dapE gene encoding succinyl-diaminopimelate desuccinylase — MADSSDVATLAERLIAAPSVTPASGLAFDALEAMLRPLGFSITRFHAGEPPDGPVENLFAIRQGPAGSRHFAFAGHLDVVPPGEGWSSAPFAPERRGDLLYGRGAVDMKGAIAAMVAAVAEIPVETGTLSFVITGDEEGPARFGTVALIERMREIGAIPDLCLVGEPTSVARLGDMAKIGRRGSVNVWLTVTGAQGHVAYPHLADNPVRKLVALLAELQAMPLDDGTEWFQPSNLEVTDLTVGNPATNVIPAAAHARLSIRFNDLHSGAKLAERVTEIAARHGGVARPVISGEAFLTPPGDFSALIVAAVEAETGIAPELSTSGGTSDARFLKDLCPVIEFGLCNATMHKTDEAVALADLATLARIYRRIALSALA, encoded by the coding sequence ATGGCGGATTCCAGCGACGTCGCGACCCTTGCCGAGCGGCTGATCGCCGCCCCCAGCGTGACCCCGGCATCGGGGCTGGCGTTCGATGCGCTCGAGGCGATGCTGCGCCCGCTGGGTTTTTCGATCACCCGCTTCCACGCCGGCGAGCCGCCCGACGGCCCGGTCGAGAACCTCTTCGCGATCCGCCAGGGGCCGGCGGGCAGCCGCCATTTCGCTTTTGCCGGGCACCTCGATGTGGTTCCGCCAGGCGAAGGCTGGAGCAGCGCGCCGTTCGCGCCCGAGCGCCGCGGCGACCTGCTCTACGGGCGCGGCGCGGTCGACATGAAGGGCGCGATCGCGGCCATGGTCGCGGCCGTCGCGGAAATCCCGGTCGAGACTGGGACGCTGAGCTTCGTCATCACCGGCGACGAGGAAGGTCCGGCGCGGTTCGGTACCGTCGCGCTGATCGAACGGATGCGCGAGATCGGCGCGATCCCCGACTTGTGCCTTGTCGGCGAGCCGACCAGCGTTGCCCGGCTGGGCGACATGGCCAAGATCGGGCGGCGCGGGTCGGTCAATGTCTGGCTAACGGTGACCGGCGCGCAAGGCCACGTCGCCTACCCGCACCTCGCCGACAACCCGGTGCGCAAGCTGGTCGCGCTGCTCGCCGAATTGCAGGCGATGCCGCTCGACGACGGGACCGAGTGGTTCCAGCCGTCGAACCTGGAAGTCACCGATCTGACGGTCGGCAACCCCGCGACCAACGTGATCCCGGCCGCGGCCCACGCGCGGCTGTCGATCCGCTTCAACGACTTACACAGCGGCGCGAAGCTGGCCGAGCGCGTGACCGAGATCGCCGCGCGCCATGGCGGCGTGGCGCGGCCGGTGATCTCGGGCGAGGCGTTCCTGACCCCGCCGGGCGACTTTTCCGCGCTGATCGTCGCCGCGGTCGAGGCGGAGACGGGCATCGCGCCCGAACTGTCGACCAGCGGCGGAACATCGGACGCGCGGTTTCTCAAGGATCTGTGCCCGGTGATCGAATTCGGCCTATGCAACGCGACGATGCACAAGACCGACGAGGCGGTCGCGCTGGCGGACCTCGCGACTTTGGCGCGAATCTATCGGCGGATCGCGCTGTCCGCTCTAGCGTAA
- a CDS encoding VOC family protein, with protein MSLRPFHLAFPVRDIAEARAFYGGVLGCPEGRSADDWVDFDFHGHQIVAHRTDTGYGRAASSDERTNAVDGHAVPVPHFGVVLDMAQWHELAERLVAAGTRFEIEPTIRFKGEPGEQATMFFRDPSGNALEMKAFASLDGLFAR; from the coding sequence ATGAGCTTGCGCCCGTTCCATCTCGCCTTCCCCGTCCGCGACATCGCCGAGGCGCGGGCGTTCTACGGCGGGGTGCTGGGCTGCCCCGAAGGGCGCAGCGCTGACGACTGGGTCGATTTCGATTTCCACGGCCATCAGATCGTCGCGCATCGAACCGACACCGGCTACGGGCGCGCGGCGAGCTCGGACGAACGCACCAACGCGGTCGACGGTCACGCGGTACCCGTGCCGCATTTCGGGGTGGTGCTCGATATGGCCCAGTGGCACGAACTGGCCGAGCGGCTGGTCGCCGCGGGCACCCGCTTCGAGATCGAACCCACCATCCGCTTCAAGGGCGAACCGGGCGAACAGGCGACGATGTTCTTCCGTGACCCCAGCGGAAATGCCTTGGAAATGAAAGCCTTCGCTAGCCTCGATGGACTCTTCGCCCGATAG
- the yidC gene encoding membrane protein insertase YidC, which translates to MTNQRNLILAVVLTGLLLLGWDAGLRYFYPQPLKPAASAPATNANAPAPVAPGAPAKPTREGGLTSAADIALEKQDLDSALAGGGRVPIAGPRVTGSINLTGAVIDDLSLTSHRAELAKTSGPVRLFSPAGTPAQHFAQFGWVGEGVQFPDARTVWRAEGTRLTPQTPVTLRWDNPTGQSFAIRFAIDADYMITATQTVANRGAAPTVVRPFALVNRTNKTASLDTWNVHSGPLGAFAGSVDFSNNYKDVREAPAGTISPAGHPGWIGFTDIYWMSALIPDASAPASGDFRALGGDIFRADLLYRPVALAPGGQIVRTTRLFAGAKENAVLTAYENAGITNFSLAIDWGWFRWFEKPIFMLLDWLFRTIGNFGVAIICLTFIVRGLMFPVAQRQFASMAAMRAIQPKMKALQERYKDDKATLQQKTMELYKEEKVNPLAGCLPIFLQIPVFFALYKVLTLAIEMRHQPFALWIKDLSAPDPLHIVNLFGLLPFTPPSFLAIGLLALLLGFTMWLQFKLNPAPMDPSQEIVFKIMPWMMMFVMAPFAAGLLIYWITSNILTIAQQWYLYKRHPQLKAQGEKDAQDKARAAARDKPAAAALAKPTPAPRPSTPRPTTPRKPKPRGR; encoded by the coding sequence TTGACCAACCAGCGCAACCTGATCCTCGCGGTGGTGCTCACCGGGCTGCTCCTGCTCGGCTGGGACGCCGGGCTGCGCTACTTCTACCCGCAGCCGCTCAAGCCAGCCGCATCTGCCCCCGCGACGAATGCTAACGCCCCCGCGCCCGTCGCGCCGGGCGCCCCGGCCAAGCCTACCCGCGAGGGCGGGCTGACCAGCGCCGCCGACATCGCGTTGGAAAAGCAGGACCTCGACTCCGCGCTGGCCGGCGGCGGGCGCGTCCCGATCGCCGGACCGCGAGTGACCGGATCGATCAACCTGACCGGCGCGGTGATCGACGATCTCTCGCTGACGAGCCACCGCGCCGAACTGGCCAAGACCTCAGGCCCGGTCCGGCTGTTCTCGCCCGCGGGCACCCCGGCGCAGCATTTCGCCCAGTTCGGCTGGGTCGGAGAAGGCGTTCAGTTTCCCGACGCGCGCACCGTGTGGCGCGCCGAGGGCACACGCCTGACCCCGCAGACCCCGGTCACCTTGCGCTGGGACAACCCCACCGGGCAGAGCTTCGCGATCCGCTTCGCGATCGACGCTGATTACATGATCACCGCGACCCAAACTGTCGCCAACCGCGGTGCCGCGCCGACCGTCGTGCGCCCGTTCGCGTTGGTCAATCGCACCAACAAGACGGCCAGTTTGGACACTTGGAACGTCCATTCGGGTCCACTCGGCGCGTTCGCCGGATCGGTCGATTTTTCGAACAACTACAAGGATGTCCGCGAAGCTCCCGCCGGCACGATCTCGCCTGCCGGACACCCCGGCTGGATCGGGTTCACCGATATCTACTGGATGTCGGCGCTGATCCCAGATGCCAGCGCGCCCGCCAGCGGTGACTTCCGCGCGCTGGGCGGCGACATATTCCGCGCCGACCTGCTCTACCGCCCGGTCGCGCTCGCCCCCGGAGGCCAGATCGTCCGCACCACCCGCCTGTTCGCGGGAGCCAAGGAAAACGCGGTGCTTACCGCGTACGAAAATGCGGGCATCACCAACTTCAGCCTGGCGATCGACTGGGGCTGGTTCCGGTGGTTCGAGAAGCCGATCTTCATGCTGCTCGACTGGCTGTTTCGCACCATCGGCAACTTTGGGGTGGCGATCATTTGCCTGACTTTCATCGTGCGCGGGTTGATGTTCCCGGTCGCCCAGCGCCAGTTCGCCAGCATGGCCGCGATGCGCGCGATCCAGCCCAAGATGAAGGCGCTGCAGGAACGCTACAAGGACGACAAGGCCACGCTCCAGCAGAAGACGATGGAGCTGTACAAGGAGGAGAAGGTCAATCCGCTGGCCGGGTGCCTGCCGATCTTCCTGCAGATTCCGGTGTTTTTTGCGCTCTACAAGGTGCTGACGCTGGCGATCGAGATGCGCCACCAGCCGTTCGCGCTGTGGATCAAGGATCTTTCCGCGCCCGATCCGCTGCACATCGTCAACTTGTTCGGGCTGCTGCCGTTCACCCCGCCCAGCTTCCTGGCGATCGGGTTGCTCGCGCTGCTGCTGGGTTTCACCATGTGGCTCCAGTTCAAGCTCAACCCGGCGCCGATGGACCCCAGCCAGGAGATCGTCTTCAAGATCATGCCGTGGATGATGATGTTCGTGATGGCACCGTTCGCCGCGGGGCTACTGATCTACTGGATCACCTCGAACATCCTGACCATCGCCCAGCAATGGTATCTCTATAAACGCCATCCCCAATTGAAGGCGCAAGGCGAGAAGGACGCGCAGGACAAGGCGCGGGCGGCAGCACGGGACAAGCCGGCCGCGGCTGCGCTGGCCAAGCCGACGCCCGCGCCGCGCCCGAGCACCCCGCGTCCAACGACCCCGCGCAAGCCCAAGCCGCGCGGGCGGTGA
- the rnpA gene encoding ribonuclease P protein component, with translation MSDSSPPPLAVLRKRSDFLAANRGLRVARAGFVLLVRRDAADDGAMRFGITVTKKIGGAVIRNRMKRRFRELVRELLPVHGIAGADHVLIGREGGIERDFALLRGELISALDRATAGKGDPLRRRKPPAK, from the coding sequence CTGAGCGACTCTTCGCCGCCGCCGCTTGCGGTCCTTCGCAAGCGTTCCGATTTCCTCGCCGCCAACCGGGGCCTGCGCGTTGCGCGGGCAGGTTTCGTCTTGCTCGTCCGCCGCGACGCCGCCGATGACGGCGCGATGCGCTTCGGCATCACCGTGACCAAGAAGATCGGCGGCGCGGTGATCCGCAACCGGATGAAGCGGCGGTTTCGCGAGCTTGTGCGCGAATTGTTGCCCGTTCACGGGATCGCCGGTGCCGACCACGTGCTGATCGGCCGCGAAGGCGGCATCGAGCGCGACTTCGCTCTGCTGCGCGGCGAATTGATCTCGGCGCTGGACCGGGCCACTGCGGGCAAGGGCGACCCGCTGCGCCGACGCAAGCCTCCCGCCAAATGA
- a CDS encoding cupin domain-containing protein encodes MPKIDLDSIPQTNRTGYPPPFDAPVQGRWYRRLAPPSGLTALGASHVVLKPGAWSSQRHWHKGEDELLVMLSGEAVLIEDAGRTVLRPGDVCAWPADAENGHHLVNETEADCVFVAISAGPDGGGSYPDIDMCWTDDGVYRHKDGTPYPETQRPA; translated from the coding sequence ATGCCCAAGATCGATCTCGACTCGATCCCGCAAACCAATCGCACCGGCTACCCGCCGCCGTTCGACGCGCCTGTGCAAGGCCGTTGGTATCGCCGCCTTGCTCCGCCGTCGGGTTTGACCGCGTTGGGCGCGAGCCACGTCGTGCTCAAGCCGGGCGCGTGGTCATCGCAGCGCCACTGGCACAAGGGCGAGGACGAACTGCTGGTCATGCTGTCGGGCGAAGCGGTCCTGATCGAAGACGCGGGCCGCACCGTACTGCGCCCCGGAGACGTCTGCGCCTGGCCCGCCGACGCCGAGAACGGCCATCACCTGGTCAACGAAACCGAAGCGGACTGCGTGTTCGTCGCGATCAGCGCGGGTCCCGACGGCGGCGGCAGCTATCCCGACATCGACATGTGCTGGACCGATGATGGCGTCTACCGCCACAAGGACGGCACGCCCTATCCGGAGACACAGCGCCCGGCCTAG